The following coding sequences are from one Thermostaphylospora chromogena window:
- a CDS encoding M28 family metallopeptidase: MRILARRGIARSLAAAVAVGLPLALAAPAQADPKPAPAQKKLIESVTVGPVKKHLKALQRIADANGGTRASGTPGYDASSEYVADRLRKAGYRVTVQPFEFPYFEEKSTAVMERTSPTPRTYTPTPPDGSAIGEFATMSYSGSGEVTATVQAVDLTLPPPAEPGSTSGCEPEDFAGFTPGNIALVQRGTCDFSVKASNAKAAGAVGVIVFNEGQEGRTETFLGSLGTPFDLPVVGTSFAVGEELASLENAVVHLKVDTVSETRTTTNVIADSRWGDPNNTVVLGAHLDSVPAGPGLNDNASGSAAILAVAEKLGKIPTRNKLRFAWWGAEELGLLGAQHYVASLTPEQLAQIRLYLNFDMVASPNYALMIYDGDDSDATGAPAGPPGSDEIEKLFERYFDALRQPHIGTDFTGRSDYGPFIEVGIPAGGLFTGAEGIKTPEEAKLFGGTAGEAYDPCYHQACDTIENINDKALALNTGAIATAAVVYAYDRDLPGGDAAARTQARAQARTPTSTGGTRVTGDTLVADLHDRDMR, from the coding sequence ATGCGCATCCTCGCGCGTAGAGGTATCGCCCGATCGTTGGCTGCCGCGGTCGCGGTCGGTCTGCCGCTCGCCCTGGCGGCACCGGCACAGGCGGACCCGAAGCCAGCTCCGGCGCAGAAGAAACTGATCGAGTCGGTGACCGTCGGGCCGGTGAAGAAGCATCTGAAGGCCCTGCAGCGGATCGCGGACGCCAACGGCGGTACTCGCGCCTCGGGAACGCCCGGTTACGACGCCTCCAGCGAGTATGTGGCCGACAGGCTCCGCAAGGCGGGTTACCGGGTGACGGTCCAGCCGTTCGAGTTCCCGTACTTCGAAGAGAAGTCCACCGCGGTGATGGAACGGACCTCGCCCACGCCCAGGACCTACACGCCCACGCCGCCCGACGGCTCCGCGATCGGGGAGTTCGCCACCATGAGCTACTCGGGGTCGGGCGAGGTCACCGCGACCGTGCAGGCCGTCGACCTGACACTGCCGCCGCCCGCCGAACCGGGCTCGACCTCCGGCTGCGAGCCGGAGGACTTCGCCGGGTTCACCCCCGGCAACATCGCCCTCGTCCAGCGTGGCACCTGCGACTTCAGCGTCAAGGCGAGCAACGCCAAGGCGGCCGGGGCCGTGGGCGTCATCGTCTTCAACGAGGGGCAGGAGGGCCGTACCGAGACCTTCCTCGGCAGCCTCGGCACGCCGTTCGACCTCCCGGTCGTGGGCACCTCCTTCGCCGTGGGCGAGGAGCTGGCCTCACTGGAGAACGCCGTGGTGCACCTGAAGGTCGACACCGTGAGCGAGACGCGGACGACCACCAACGTGATCGCCGACTCCCGGTGGGGCGACCCGAACAACACGGTCGTGCTGGGGGCGCACCTGGACTCGGTGCCCGCGGGCCCGGGCCTGAACGACAACGCGTCGGGCAGCGCGGCCATCCTGGCGGTCGCCGAGAAGCTGGGCAAGATCCCCACCCGCAACAAGCTGCGCTTCGCCTGGTGGGGCGCTGAGGAGCTGGGCCTGCTCGGTGCCCAGCACTACGTCGCCAGCCTGACGCCCGAGCAGCTCGCGCAGATCCGGCTGTACCTGAACTTCGACATGGTGGCCTCGCCGAACTACGCGCTCATGATCTACGACGGCGACGACTCCGACGCCACGGGCGCGCCGGCCGGTCCGCCCGGATCCGACGAGATCGAGAAGCTGTTCGAGCGGTACTTCGACGCCCTGCGGCAGCCGCACATCGGCACCGACTTCACCGGCCGCTCCGACTACGGCCCCTTCATCGAGGTGGGCATCCCGGCGGGCGGTCTGTTCACCGGCGCCGAGGGCATCAAGACGCCGGAGGAGGCCAAGCTGTTCGGCGGTACCGCGGGTGAGGCGTACGACCCGTGCTACCACCAGGCGTGCGACACGATCGAGAACATCAACGACAAGGCCCTCGCGCTGAACACCGGCGCGATCGCCACGGCGGCCGTCGTCTACGCCTACGACCGCGACCTGCCGGGCGGTGACGCGGCGGCCAGGACGCAGGCCAGAGCGCAGGCCCGCACGCCGACCTCGACGGGCGGCACGCGAGTGACGGGCGACACGCTGGTCGCGGACCTCCACGACCGCGACATGCGGTGA
- a CDS encoding trypsin-like serine peptidase — MNTRAKRLAIPLGGAVAASALLGASLSTTAEAAPDRKTRVLAASQSKAKAVAGRWTSARLKSATRYTSGAAASGKFKVSKKASADGGAGRIGPTSQSAPSGGRSKNVNLPRTIGRVFFEVGGKAYYCSATSVHGQFRNLVATAGHCVYNTEANRPVDNFVFIPGYYQGKAPWGIYVGAQYHTHYDFDVYEDYDRDYAFVNVYNGVKREGNKWVDIGRLGDNVGGQGFAWNQPIGKKSFVFGYPTGSHPDGDRPYTGETPKFCYGQTYAGPAVPEFKVEEHVAIKCAFTPGSSGGPFLLQYSSAKRTGYLNGVVSLVIDSDGNQRFDRTTTPYFDGETASIYKYASNRWTGSLLRR, encoded by the coding sequence TTGAACACCCGAGCCAAGCGCCTGGCCATCCCGCTCGGAGGCGCCGTCGCCGCCTCCGCACTGCTCGGCGCGTCGCTCTCCACGACCGCGGAGGCCGCCCCGGACCGCAAGACCCGCGTGCTGGCCGCCAGCCAGAGCAAGGCCAAGGCCGTCGCGGGCCGGTGGACCTCCGCTAGGCTGAAGTCCGCCACCCGGTACACCTCAGGTGCCGCGGCCAGCGGCAAGTTCAAGGTCTCCAAGAAGGCCTCCGCCGACGGCGGTGCCGGAAGGATCGGCCCCACCAGCCAGAGCGCGCCCTCCGGCGGCCGCTCCAAGAACGTGAACCTGCCCCGGACGATCGGTCGGGTCTTCTTCGAAGTGGGCGGCAAGGCCTACTACTGCTCGGCCACCTCCGTCCACGGGCAGTTCCGTAACCTGGTCGCCACGGCGGGTCACTGCGTTTACAACACCGAGGCCAACAGGCCGGTGGACAACTTCGTGTTCATCCCCGGCTACTACCAGGGCAAGGCCCCGTGGGGCATCTACGTCGGCGCGCAGTACCACACGCACTACGACTTCGACGTCTACGAGGACTACGACCGCGACTACGCCTTCGTCAACGTCTACAACGGCGTGAAGCGGGAAGGCAACAAGTGGGTCGACATCGGCCGGCTGGGCGACAACGTGGGCGGCCAGGGCTTCGCCTGGAACCAGCCCATCGGCAAGAAGTCCTTCGTCTTCGGCTACCCGACGGGCTCTCACCCCGACGGCGACCGGCCCTACACCGGTGAGACGCCGAAGTTCTGCTACGGCCAGACCTACGCCGGCCCGGCCGTTCCCGAGTTCAAGGTGGAGGAGCACGTCGCGATCAAGTGCGCCTTCACCCCGGGCTCCAGCGGCGGTCCGTTCCTGCTCCAGTACAGCAGCGCCAAGCGCACCGGTTACCTGAACGGTGTCGTCAGCCTCGTGATCGACAGCGACGGCAACCAGCGGTTCGACCGCACCACCACGCCGTACTTCGACGGCGAGACCGCGTCGATCTACAAGTACGCCTCCAACCGCTGGACCGGTTCCCTCCTCCGTCGCTGA